The nucleotide sequence TAATCTATAAAACAAAAAAGAATGGCGTAAACCATTCTTTTTTTGTTTTTTTAAAATAGGAATTAAAGATTATCCAATTCCACTAAGTTCTATTAGCGCTTGTTTTACCGGTGTTTCACCTTCAACAGCTTGATAGCTCATATTTTTTGTAAGAGGATCTGCTAAAGACATTACTAGTAAAAAGGCTACATCGTCTCTAGAGATTTCTCCATATTCATCAAGTTTTTCAGCAACTTTTACACGAGCACGCCCCATTTCGTCATTTAAACTTCCTGGTTGTACGATGGTAAAAGGCATTCCGCTGGCACGAAGATGATCATCTGCTTTTTTCTTAGCTCTTAAATAGTGTTCTAAATCTCCACCATCTTCTGGACTATCTGTACCCATAGAACTAAGCATCACAAATTTCTTTACATTGCTAGCTTTAGCACCATCAATCATTTTAATAGCTCCTTCTTCGTCTATTGCGGTCGTTTTTTCCGGTCCTGTGCTTCCTCCAGATCCTGCAGCAAAAATTACTTTATCAACTCCCTTAAAAGCGTGAGATACATCATCTTCTAAATCGGCTAGAATACTTTCTACCCCCATATCTTCAAACATCTGCCTTTGCTCTTCTTTTCTGATCATAGCCATAGGGCTAAAACTCTCGGAGTTGTTTAGTATTTCGATAATTCTTTTTCCTGTAGATCCGGTTGCACCGGCAATCAATATATTTTCCATTTTTTTCTTTTCTGTTTTCAAGGAATATAATAATTGAAATAAAAATTACCTAAGCTGAAATCGGGAATAACACGAAATTAACAGCTGGCAATATTTATTGATTCTGATTATGTTTTTCTTCCAGTTCTTTTTGCAGTTCTTCCATTACCGGTTTCACGGTACTTTCAGGAATATCGGCAATTCTAATATACATTAGTCCATCCACAGCGTTATTGAATAGCGGATCTACATTAAACGCCACCACTTTTGCATTCTGTTTAATGTATTTTTTGATAAGCACAGGTAGCCGAAGATTTTCCGGTTCAATTTCATCAATAATTTTATCGAATTTGTTTAAATCGGCTTCACTTTTGTCGAATACAATGTCCTTATCTGCATCTTCTAAAATAACCTTGAATTCTTTTTTAGGTCGAATATATTGTGCGACATAGGGATCGTAATAATTAGATCGCATAAATTCGATCATCAATGACTTAGAAAAGTTTGAGAATTTATTGCTAATGCTTACCCCACCAATTAGATATTTATGCTCTGGGAATCGAAGGGTGCAATGCACGATTCCTTTCCAAAGTAGAAAAAGAGGCATTGGTTTTTGCTGATAATCTTTGATGATAAAAGCTCTTCCCATTTCTATGGATTCACTCATCATCTTGTAAAGTTCTGGTTCAAACCTAAAAAGATCCTGAAGGTAAAATCCGTTAACTCCGTATGCTTTAAAGATTTCAGAACCCATTCCCATTCTGTAAGCTCCTGCTACCTTATTTGCTTCGTTATCCCAAAGGAATAAATGATAGTAATAATCGTCAAAAGGATCCAGATCGACAGGGTTGTTGGTGCCTTCGCCAATCTCACGAAAGGTAATTTCACGCAATCTGCCCAGCTCCTGAACGATATTTGGAATAACTTCTCGCTTTGCTAAGAAAACCTCGTAATTTTTAGACATTAACAAACGCTTGTCCATTTTCCGGCAGTTTTCAACCTCAGCTTCCATCAATTCAGATTTGGTTTCCGAAGCAATCTTTTTAGGCGTTTTGGGAAGTTTTAAGGTATGTGGTATTTTTTCAAAAAGTTTCTTTTTTTCGAAGGTATTTGCAAGCATGTAAGTCTTACGACGAAGATATGCTGTGAAAGTTTCCAGATCTTTATGTGCAGATTGATCTTCTACAGAAATTGGATTTCCTATACGCACATTTATTTTACGTTTTCGTTGCGATAGCATCTCGCTAGGCAGTTTTGCCGTTCGAAGGACATCGCTCATCGACGCAAGTCGGTAGAAAAAAGTACTATTTTTTGCATGAAAATAGATAGGAACAACGGGAACTTTTGCTTTTTGGATAAGACGCATCGCCACCGGTTCCCAGGGTTTATCTACAATTAATTTTTCGTCTTTATAAGTAGAAACTTCTCCAGCAGGAAAAATGCCCAGTACGTGGCCTTCCCTTAAATGTGAGATCGCCTCTTTTATGCCACCCACACTCGATTTTGCATCTTTGTGAGTTTCAAAAGGATTAACCGGCATAATGTACGGTCGCAAAGGATCCAGACGATGTAGTAAGAAATTAGCGATTATTTTGTAATCGTCACGCTGTTCTAGGAGCAGTTTCATTAATATCATCCCATCAATCCCTCCCAAAGGATGGTTGGAGATGGTGATAAAAGGTCCATTTTTGGGAATGCGCTTTAAATCCTTTTCAGGAATATCAAATTTAATC is from Zunongwangia endophytica and encodes:
- a CDS encoding lysophospholipid acyltransferase family protein translates to MGFITANEVARVMNLDKLGFLGTSAGWMILKTTKLSRLNKEYQKRKDLEGVEFIDSILEAFEIKFDIPEKDLKRIPKNGPFITISNHPLGGIDGMILMKLLLEQRDDYKIIANFLLHRLDPLRPYIMPVNPFETHKDAKSSVGGIKEAISHLREGHVLGIFPAGEVSTYKDEKLIVDKPWEPVAMRLIQKAKVPVVPIYFHAKNSTFFYRLASMSDVLRTAKLPSEMLSQRKRKINVRIGNPISVEDQSAHKDLETFTAYLRRKTYMLANTFEKKKLFEKIPHTLKLPKTPKKIASETKSELMEAEVENCRKMDKRLLMSKNYEVFLAKREVIPNIVQELGRLREITFREIGEGTNNPVDLDPFDDYYYHLFLWDNEANKVAGAYRMGMGSEIFKAYGVNGFYLQDLFRFEPELYKMMSESIEMGRAFIIKDYQQKPMPLFLLWKGIVHCTLRFPEHKYLIGGVSISNKFSNFSKSLMIEFMRSNYYDPYVAQYIRPKKEFKVILEDADKDIVFDKSEADLNKFDKIIDEIEPENLRLPVLIKKYIKQNAKVVAFNVDPLFNNAVDGLMYIRIADIPESTVKPVMEELQKELEEKHNQNQ
- a CDS encoding SDR family oxidoreductase, encoding MENILIAGATGSTGKRIIEILNNSESFSPMAMIRKEEQRQMFEDMGVESILADLEDDVSHAFKGVDKVIFAAGSGGSTGPEKTTAIDEEGAIKMIDGAKASNVKKFVMLSSMGTDSPEDGGDLEHYLRAKKKADDHLRASGMPFTIVQPGSLNDEMGRARVKVAEKLDEYGEISRDDVAFLLVMSLADPLTKNMSYQAVEGETPVKQALIELSGIG